The DNA sequence CGAACTGCTCGAACGCGACGTGAAGAACCTCCTCGACTACTTCCGCCGCAAGTACCCCGCCGCGATGCCCGAGGAGGTGGACTCCTCGTCGCTGTGCGACGCGGTTGCCGCCGACGAGTTCGAGACACTCCGCGCGTTTGCGGTGTGAGTCCCGTTATCGTTCGTTAGGTCGCCGTGCGCTTCTGAATCGACCGTTCTCGAATCTCTTACCGCTGGGTTCGGCACTTCTACCTGCTCGTCCGGGACACACCGATAAACCAGATTCCGCGATACGAAATCCGGACGAGACCGGGTTCCCACGACTCGCGACGGTTCTGCGGGTCGCCGGTGAGTAGAGGGAATCAACGTCTGGTTTTCGCTAATCCAGAGGAGTACAGAGAGTGTCTGATATGTGGAACGATAGCACGAGTCATATCCGTCCGTGCCTTACCTCCGTGTGATGTATGACTCGAACCGATCAACGTTCCAGTCAACCGAGAAGTGAGTCTCCCGTTCGTGTCGGCGTCTTGAGCCTCCACAACAGCAAGGAGACGAAGGCGATCCTGAATGCAGTGGAGGCGCTCGGTCACGAACCGGAGTGGCTGCGAGCGGAGAATACGGTCGTCCGCATCCGCGAGAGGGACGCCGAACTCAGCCCCGACGTCGACGTGATCGCCAATCGACTGCTCCTGTCGAATACGGACCAACCGGCCGAAGAACTGGGATTGGCCCGAACGCTGGAGGGTATTCGCCCGATGCTAAACACACCGGATGCGACGGCACGGGCCGCGCACAAGACCGCCGCAGCGATCGCGCTGGTCAACGAGGGGCTCCCCGTCCCGAAGACCGCTCTCGCGCTCAGCAACGACCAACTCAAACACGTCCGCGAGGAGTTCGGGAGCGAGGCGGTGTACAAGACCGCGATCGGGACGCACGGGGGCGGAGCGTGGAAGGTGTTGACGACCGACCCGCTCACGGCCCGCGTCGGGAAACGCCGCGCGTTCCTCCAGGAGTTGATCGGATGCGACGGAGAGACGCCGCGGGACCTCCGCGTGTACGTCGTCGGTGATCGGGTGATCGGGGCGATGCACCGACACGCCGCCGAGGGAGATTGGCGGACGAACGTCGCCCGCGGCGGCAGCGTCGAAGACGTAACGGATTCCACACCGAAAGCGGTGCTCGACCTCGCTCGCCGCGCGGCGGCGACGCTCGGACTCGACTACGCCGGTGTCGACCTCATCGAGGGCGACGGCGAGTGGTACATCTTGGAGGTGAACCCGACGGCCGGGTTCAGGGGTCTCTATCAGGCGACGGGGCGGAGTCCGGCCCCGTACATCGCCCAGCAGGCCATCGAGTACGCGGGCGGGTCGGTCGATGCGGACCGAGTTGAGGGGCTCGCATCGACCCTCGACGACTCGGTCCCCCGCTGCAAACCGGCTCCGAAGCCGGTCGGGTCGGAGGAGGCGATTACGATCGGATTCACCGAGCAGGTCGTCGTCAGCGGGACCAGCGGAACGAAGACCGTGGTCGCAAAGTCCGATTCCGGCGCCGCCAGAACGAGTATCGACCTGCGACTCGCCGCGGACATCGGAGCGGGGCCGATTCACACCGTCTCACGGGTGCGGTCGGGGAGTTCCAAGCAGTCCAAGACGCGACCGGTCGTCGACCTCGTCATCGGAATCGGCGGTGAACAGTACACCGTCGCCGCGAATATCGAGGACCGAACCCACATGACGCACTCCCTTCTGCTCGGGCGAGACGTGCTGAAGAACTACCACCTCGACGTCGGTCGTCGGGTCGAAAGTCACGCGGAGATCGCCAGCGAAGAGTGAGCGACGGCTCCATCCAGACACCAATCGGGCGCAACTCGACGAGAGGGCGACCGAGACCGGACGCGTCGCAGCGGAGCGCGAAATAAAACCGAACCCGTCGCTCGATTGGTTCGCCTAGTGCTCGTCCTCGTACTCGTTGACGGGAGACCGCATCGAGTTTTTCGCGTCCGAAAAGAGCGCGTCGGTCCGTCGGCCGCGATTCGACCGGTTAGCTCGCCGCGGCCTGACCGCTGCTCGTCCCGGTTCCGAGCCGTCGCTCCGCCAGCGCGAGCAGACCGTCGAGCGTGACGGCGAGCAGCGCGCCGCTGACGGCCCCGGCGAGGAGTTGGGGCGTGTTGAACAGCTGAATCCCGCCGATGACCCACACGCCGAGGCCCCCGCCGCCGATGAAGAACGCGAGGTAGGCGGTGCCGACGTTGAGCACCGTGCTGGTGCGGATACCGGCGAAGATGACGGGCAGCGCGAGCGGCAGTCGAATCTTCCGCAGCACCGTCCACTCCGACATCCCCATCCCGCGCGCCGCCTCGACGGTACCGTCGTCGACGTCCTCGAGGCCGACGATGGTGTTCGTCAGTACGGGCAACAGCGCGTAGACGAACAGGCCCACGAGGGCGGGGAGGAAACCCAGCCCCAAGAGGGGGAACATGAGCGCGATGATGGCGAGGGTCGGAATCGTCTGGGCGACGTTACCGACGGTCTCGACGACGCCTTTCGCCCGGTCGTTCCGCGTCGCGAGTATCCCGAGCGGAATCGCGACGGCCACCGCCAGCGCCTCGGAGACGAACACCAACAGGAGGTGCTCGCGGAACAGTTCGAGAAAGCGGTCGGAGTTCGCGAGGAGGTACGCCCACGTCTCCGCGAGCAGTCCGAGGAGTCCCGTCATGCGCCCTCCGACCGTCGGATGGCCGACTCGGTGATGACGCCGACCACCTCCGCGTCCTCGACGACCGGTAGCGCCTCCACGCCGGCCTGGATGCACCGCGAGAGCGCGACCTGCGCGCTGTCGGTGGGGGACACCGGAACGATTTCGCCCCCGTCGGCCATCACGGCGTCGTCACCGCGGAAGGCGTCGACGATGTCGGCGTGTTCGTCGGGCACCTCGGGTTGCATGACCTCCTCGACGCGGAGCACGCGGAGCCGTTTCAGCGTCCGGTCGGGGCCGACGAACTCCTCGACGAACTTCGTCTTCGGTTCGTTCAGCAGCGCCGTCGGCGTGTCGTACTGGACGAGTTGGCCCTCTCGCAGGATGGCGATTCGGTCGCCCATCTTCAGCGCCTCGTTGATGTCGTGCGTGACGAAGATGATGGTCGTCTCTATCTCCCGCTGGATGTCGATGAACTCGTCCTGCAGTTCCTCACGGGTGATGGGGTCGAGCGCGCCGAACGGTTCGTCCATCAGCATCACGTCGGGGCCGGCCGCGAGCGCCCGGGCGACGCCGACGCGCTGACGCTGGCCGCCGGAGAGGTCCGAGGGGTGTCGGTCCCGGTACTCCGCGGGCGGGAGCCCCATCAGGTCGAGCAGTTCGTCCACTCGCTCGTCGGTTCGCTCCTCGTCCCATCCCTTCAGTTCGGGCACGGTGGCGACGTTCTCGCCGACGGTCATGTGGTCGAACAGCCCGATGTCCTGGATGACGTAGCCGATCTGCCGGCGGAGCTCGGTCGCTTCGAGCTCGCTCACGTCCGTGCCGTCGTAGTAGACGGTGCCGTCGGTCGGCTCCTCAAGCCGGTTGACGAGCTTCATCGTCGTCGTCTTCCCGCAGCCGGAGGGGCCGACGAGAACGGTCGTCGTTCCCGCTTCGACCTCGAAGTCGAGGCCTCGCACCGCGTGCGTTCCGTCGCTGTACTTCTTGTGGACGTCGTCGAATCTGATCATGAGAGTCGTGCGTGAACCGCAGCGAGCGTTCGAGTCAGGGCCGCCCGGTCGACCTCCTCGCCGTTGCGGAGCCTGAGCCACTGTTCGAGCACCCCGAAGGCGTAGTCGAACGCGAGCGCCAGCGCCGAGAGGACGACCGTGGTGACGACTATCATCGCCGTGTCGCCGGCGCTGATACCGTAGAAGATGAAGTCGCCGAGGCCGCCGGCGCCGATGAACGCGCCGATGGCGGCGAGGCCGACGAGGATGACGACCGCGTTCCTGATTCCGGCCATCACCACGGGCAGCGCGACCGGGAGTCGAACGCGCCGGAGGCGTTCGAGCCGGCTCATCCCGAGTCCCGTCCCGGCCTCGATGGCGGCGTCGTCGGCCCGGGTGAGCCCGATGTAGGTGTTCCGGATGACCGGTAACTGGGCGTAGGCGACCAGCGCGGCGATGGTCGGCGGGTTGCCGATGCCGAGCACGGGGACGAGGACGCCGAAGAAGGCGATGGCCGGAATCGTCATCAACACCCCCGCGACCCAGAGGACGACCGTCGCGGCGCGTTCGTGGTAGCTGATGACCACGCCGAGCGAGACGGCGACGGGGAGCGCGATGGCCAGCGTCCAGAGGGTGATGGCGACGTGTTCGTACGACAGTCGCGCGAGGCGACCGGCGTTCTCCGCGGCGAACGAGAGGAGTTCGCCGAGGAACGAGGCGGCGGGAATCACGTCAGATCAACCCCTCCGACCGGAGGTACTCGCGCGCGACGTTCTGCGGGTCCCGACCCTGCAGCGAGACGAGTCCGTTGAGCCGGAGGATGGTCTCGGTGTCGAGCGTCGGCCCGATGGCGTTCAGCGGTTCGCGCATCTCCGGCATCGCCTCCAGCGCCTCGCCGTTCACCAGGGGCGCGGGGTTGTAGATGGGGAAGAACCGCTCGTCGTCTTCGAGCGTCGTCAGCCCGTACTGCCGGATCTTCGGGTTGGTGCTGAACCCCATTCCGACCTCGGCGCCCCCCTCGCCGACGATCTGATAGGTGAGCGAGGAGCCGACGTTGCGGACGTTCAGGTTCCCGCGCATCTGGTCGAAGCCGTAGTGCTTCGCCAGCCCCGGCCAGCCGTCCGCTCGCTGCTGGAACTCGGGCCCCATCACGACCGTGAAGTCGGTGTTGCCCTCGGCGACGTAGCTCGCGAAGTCGCTCATCGTCTGCACGCCCGTCCGCTCGGCCCACGCGGGGTCCGCGATGAGGACGTACGTGTTGTTGAACGGCGCACGGTTCAGGTACTCGAGGTCGTACACGCGCTCGAACTCCCGCTTCACCGCCTGATACAGCTCTTCGGCGTCGGGGATGACCCGGTCGTGTTTCGGCGGGATGGTCGCCCACGCGCCGCCCGAGTACAGCCAGTACAGCGTCACCTCGCCGTTCTTCACGGCGCGGAAGTTCATGGTGACGCCCCCGAGTCCCGTCTCGTCGAGGACGCTGAGGTCGGTGTTCTCGCGCAGCGATTCGAGCGCCATGTACCCGAGGATGATGTCCTCGGTGAAGCGCATCGAACTCACCTGCACCGTGTTCGTCGACTCGATACCGAGCACGCTCGTGCAGCCGGCGGTCGCGGCTATCCCGGCGGCTGCACCACCGCGCTTCAGAAAGGCGCGTCGTGTCCTGGTCACTGTCGTATCTCCGTCCGGAGTCCGAGGTTTCCGCGCGTCCGCGTCGGCCGAATCGATGGCACCGACGGCGCAGTCGTTCGCACCGCCTTAAAGATGCACTCCAATAATCAAGTTCTCTGCTGAAAAAAACTATGGCTGTTAGTACAACGTCCGCGTACTCAGACCCGCACTGCCCCGGCAGTGCGGCCGGTGAGAATCCGGCCTCGCGGACCGCTCACTCGACCGCGACGACGACTTTCCCCTGATGCTCGCCGCGGTCGACGTACCGGTAGGCCTCGCGGGCGTCCTCGAAGTCGAAGACGCGGTCGACGACCGGTTCCATCCCGGTCGTCTCCACGGCGTCGAGCATCCGGTCGAACATCGCGCGACTCCCGACGCCCATCACGCCCTCGACGTTCAGCGACTTCGCGAGGACCGGTCCGGGGTCGACTTCGCCCGCCTGTCCCGCGAGGACGCCGATGAGGTGGACGTGTCCGTTCGCGCCCGCCGCGGTCAGGGAGCGTTCGAGCGTCCCCGGGCCGCCGACTTCGACGACGTGGTCGACGCCGCCGGTGCGCGCCCGAATCGCCTCGCCCCAGTCGGGCGTCGACTCGTAGTTGAGCGTCTCCGCCGCGCCGAGGGCTTCGGCGCGTTCGAGTTTCTCGTCGCTGGAGGAGGTGACCACGGGTCGCGCGCCGTGCATGGCCGCGAACTGAAGCGCGAACGTCGAGACGCCGCCGGTTCCGAGCGCCAGCACCGTCTCGCCGGCGTGCAGTCCGCCGTCCTCGACGAGGGCGCGCCAGGCGGTCAGCCCCGCGCAGGAGAACGATGCCCCCTGCTTGTAGGAGAGGCTATCGGGGAGGCGGGGGACGGCGTCGGCCGGGAAGGCGGCGTACTCGGCCAGCACGCCGGGGAAGTTGCCGCCGGTGGTCCGCGCCGTCTTCTCGGGCGTCCCCGGCCCGTCCACCCAGTCGGGCGCGAACGGCGTCGCCACGCGGTCGCCCTCGGCCAGTCGGTCCACGTCGTCGCCGGTTTCGACCACGTCGCCCGCGCCGTCCGAGAGCGGAATCACGGGGAGGTCCGAGCCGGGGTAGGCGAGTTCGTCGCTCGCGATGGCCAGGTCCCGGTAGTTGAGCGAACAGGCGCGGACGCGTACCAGCACCTCGTCGTCGTCGGGCGTCGGTCGGTCCCGGTCCACCAGTTCGACACCGTCGTAGTCGGCGTCCTCTGCGGTGACTTCGTAGGCTCGCATCACGCGGAAGGAGGGTCGGGAACCACTTTTACCCCGGTTTGTCCGACGGTCTGGCCGCCTCTTCGGGCGGCCCGAAGAAGCTATTCGACCGCCCGGAGTTCGACCGTCTCGGCCTCGAAGTCCTCGATGAACGCCCCGCTTCCGCCGACGCTGAACGTCCCGTCTTCGGTTTCGACGATGAGCGCGTTCTCGACGGGAAAGGAGTTGTTCGACGGTTCGAGGAGGCCCTGCCGGATGTCGACGACGACTCCCGCCAGTTCGGTCCGGCCGTCCTCGATGTGCATCGACCGTCCGACGGCGCGGGCGGCCACCTCGCGGCCCGCCCGGACGTGCATGGTCGCCTGCAGCGCCGCGTGACGGAAGTCGTCGTACGTCGCCGGGAGGGCGTCGGGGTCGCAGGTGTACGTCTCGGCGGCCATCGGCCAGTAGTTGCCGAGAAACGACCCGACGAGCACCGGGCCGAGTTGCTCCTGCGCGAAGACGATGGCCTGCGCGCCCGTGTTCGACCGCGTCACCATCTCCGTCGGCGCGACGAGGCCGGCGCCCTGGTCGACGGTGAGCATCGTCGGCATCGGCGCCTCCCACGCGCGGGCGACCGATGCCAGCCCCGAGAGGTCGAGTTCGTCCGTCGGGCCGACGCCCGTGACGATGAGGAGGACGAGGACGCCGCGGTCGACCGCCGCGCGGAGTTCGTCGGCCACCTCGTCGACCAGCGAGTACGGCATCCCGAGCGTCACCTCCGTCTCCGCGCGGGCGACGAGTTCGGAGACGCGCTTGATGACGGTCACCCGCGACTTCACTACCTCGAACCGCTCGGAGCGCGGGGCCGCGCGGGAGAAGCGCGCTTCGAGGGCCGGTCCCATGTCGTCCAAATCGGAGGACAGCGAGTCGATCACGTCGGCCGGGGGACGGGCGCGGATGGTCGTCGGCACGGCGTGGTCGTTCACCTCGACGAACCCGCGGGCCTCGAGTTTCTCGGCGATGCTGTAGACGTAGCGCTTCGAGACGTCCGCCTCGTCCGCGATGGTGCTCGCCTTCGCCTCGCCGAGTTCGAGGATGGTGAGATAGGTGTCGATCTCCTTGTCGGAGAAGCCGAACCGCTTGAGTAGGTCCACGAGGGCCGCGTCGTCCATGCGGATACATGCAGAACACGGTCACTTATACTGTGGGCTACGCCGCCGAGCGGCGTCGTTCCGCCGTCCGGCGGCCGTTTCGCGGTTCTCGGTCGGGTCCCCGCTTGGTCCCGGTCCGACCGCTCGGCCTCGGTTCCTTCGCTCCGCGTTCTGTCTCTCCCGCACGCGCACGGGAACCCGGCCACGCTTTAGCCTTCGACCGCATACTGCGAGAGAGTGACAGACACGGAAGACGGAGACGAAGCCAACGGACCGCGGCCGTTCGTCCGCCGGCGGGACGAAGGCGAGGCGTACCACGCGCTGGGCGCGTTGGCGCTGCGGAAGGCGACGAGCGGGGAGACGGGCGGAGCCTTCGAACTGGTCGAGCGCCGCGGCGACGAGAATCGGGTGATGACGCCCCTGCACGTCCACCGGTCGACGGACGAACTCTGGTACGTCCTCGACGGCGCGGTGGAACTGTTCGCGGCCGGGGACCTGCTGTCGGCGGGGCCGGGCGACACCGTCTTCGCCCCGCGAAACGTCCCGCACGCCTTCCGCATCGCGGCCGACGATACCCGAGTACTGCTGTTCGTCTCGCCGGGAGAGACGATGTTCCGCGAGGTGGGGACGCGCGTCGCGGAAGCGACGGTGCCCGCCGACGGCCCGGACGGCGACGAACTGAACCGCCTCGACGCGTTCGTCGCGGCGTCGGACGTGGAGATTCTCGGCCCGTCGCCGTTCGACGCCTGACGCCGCGTTCGACCCTGTCACCGTCCGGCACAGCGTCGACCGATTCGAAGTCGTTAAAGGCGAACCGGCGGTAGGTTCGGCAACTCGCTGGTCGGACGGGACGCCAGCGGGCACCCGAACACTCGGGACGACATGTGGAGTGCGGTCGACGACAGAGCGCCTCCGAATCGCAAGCGCCCGTGGTGAAACTATGGCACGAAGCTTCTATTCCCACATCAAGGACGCGTGGAAGAACCCCGGCGACGGCAAACTCGCCGAACTGCAGTGGCAGCGAAAGCAGGAGTGGCGCGACCAGGGCGCCATCGTCCGCATCGACCGCCCGACGCGCCTCGACAAGGCGCGCGAACTCGGCTACAAGGCCAAGCAGGGCATCGTCGTGGCCCGCGTCTCCGTCCGCAAGGGCGGCGCGCGCAAACAGCGACACAAGGCCGGACGACGCTCGAAGCGGCAGGGCGTCAACCGCATCGGTCGCCGCAAGAGCATCCAGCGCATCGCCGAGGAGCGAGCCTCGCGCAAGCACCCGAACCTGCGCGTGCTCAACTCCTACTGGGTCGGCGAGGACGGCTCCCAGAAGTGGCACGAGGTGATCATGGTCGACCCCGAGCACCCGGCCATCCAGAACGACGACGAACTCAACTGGATCTGCAGCGACGACCACAAGGGCCGCGCCTTCCGCGGTCTGACGAACGCCGGCACGTCCAACCGCGGTCTCAACGCCCGCGGCAAGGGCGCCGAGCACACGCGCCCCAGCATCGGTAGCGGTCGGCGCCGCGGCAAGTAAGCCTCGGCCGACCGCGACCGACGAGATTCGATTCTCGATTTCTTCTTTCGAATACTGAGCGACGAACGTGACGGACGGAGAGCGGCGCGTCCGCTCACCGTCGGAGTCGGGCAGGAGAACGAGAGAACGGGCGTGCGGCGAGCGCGGTTCGACGACCGAACCTCAGGCGTCGTGTCCGGACGCGACGGGACCGTCCCAGGCGTCGAAACCGCCGCGGAGGCTGGTCACGTCGGCGTCGAGATGGGAGTCGAGCATCGAGGCGACCCGACGGGAACTCTGTCCGATGTAGCAGGCGACGACGATGTCGTCGCCCCACTCGGGGTCGACGTTCGCCAGCGAGAGGCGGTCGGTCGGGAGGTTCACCGACCCCTCGATATGTTCGGCGGCGAACGACGACGGGTCGCGGATGTCCACGACGGTGGTGTCCGCGTCCGCGTCTTCGAGTCTCGCCACGAGCGTCTCCGGCGTCGTCTCCGTCACCATATCCGGGACTTCGTCGCGCGCGGCAAACCCTCTTCGGTTCCGACTACTCCTCACGACGAATCGTGAGGGACGCCGCGCGCCCGCCGGCCGTCTTTCCGGCGGGCGCGGATTTATTCGCGGCAGCCCCCAACGTCCGGTGTGACCCTCTCTCTCGACGCCACCCAACTGGACCGGTACTCCAGACACATCATCATGGACGAGGTGGGGCCGCCGGGACAGGAACGACTGCTCGACGCCTCGGTGCTCGTCGTCGGCGCCGGCGGCCTCGGGTCGCCCGTCGTCGAGTACCTCGCCGCCGCGGGCGTCGGCCGCCTCGGAATCGTCGACGATGACGCCGTCGAGCGGAGCAACCTCCAGCGACAGGTAGTGCACGGCGACGACGACGTGGGACGACCCAAAGTCGACAGCGCCGCCGACTACGTCCGCGGCCTCAACCCCGACGTGGACGTCGACGCCCACGAGACGCGGTTGGAGAAGGGGAACGTCGGCATCCTCGGGGAGTACGACGTGGTCGTCGACGCGTCGGACAACTTCCCGACGCGATTCCTCGTCAACGACTTCTGCCGGATTCGCGACATCCCCGTGGCCCACGGCGCCATCTATCGGTTCGAGGGGCAGGCGACGACGCTCGTCCCCGGCGGCCCCTGCTATCGGTGTCTGTTCCCCGAGGCGCCCGAACCCGGCACCGTCCCCGACTGCGCGACGACGGGCGTCCTCGGCGTCCTCCCGGGCACTCTCGGCTGTATCCAGGCGACCGAGGCGGTGAAACTCGTTCTGGAAGCGGGAGAACCGCTCGCGGGCCGCCTCCTGTTCTACGACGCGATGGAGATGACGTTCGAGACGGTTCCCTACCGACGGAACCCCGACTGCCCGGTGTGCGGCGAGGACCCCATCGACTCCCTCGACGGCGTCGAGTACACCGACGCCTGCGCGGTGTCCGTCGAGTAGGTCGGCTCCGCGGCCGCCCGTGCGGTCGCCGTCGCTCCTACTCTCCGCCGGTCGGTCGGGCCGACTCGGGGCGCGGGGCCGCGGCGGAGTCGGACCCGCCGCTCCCGCGCGCGTCGGTGTCGGACGTTTCGGAGACGGAGGCGTCGACGTCGAACGAGGCCGACACGTCGCCGCCGCAGAGGCGCGCGACCCGGTCGGTCAGTTCGCCGAGCGTCACCGTCTGGTCGGCCGTGGCGTCGGTTATCTCGGTCGAGGCGTCCCGGGCGTCGAAAGCGCGCGACTGGGCGCTCTGGATGGTCGTCGTCACCTGCTCGATGTTCTCCGCCTGTCCGTCCGTCGCGCGGGCGACTTCCGCGATGCCGTCGGCGCCCGTCCCGGTCGCCTCGGCTATCTCGTCGAGGGCGGTCAGCACGTCCGATATCTCCCCCGAGGCGACCCGAATCTGCTCGTGGGACTGCGCGGAGGCGTCGACGGTCTCGTCGGCCTGTTCGCGTATCTCGGCGATGCTCCCGGCGATTTCCTCGGTGTGCTCGTGCGTCTGGTTGGCGAGTTGCTTCACCTCGTCGGCGACGACGGCGAACCCCGACCCGGCCTCGCCGGCCCGCGCGGCCTCGATGTTGGCGTTGAGGGCGAGCAGGTTCGTCCGGTCGGCCACCTCGGCGATGACCTCGACGACCTCTTCGATTGCCTCCATCCGTTCGTGGAGTTCCGAGACCGTCTCCAGGAGATCCTCGGAGATTTCGACGACGTTGTCGGTCGCCGTGCGGACGGACTCGCCGGCCCCGCGGGCGTCCTCGGCGGCCGTCTGCGCCTGCGCGGCGGAGGCGGCGACCTCGTCGGAGGTGGCGGCTATCTCCTCCATGCTGGCCGAGAGGTCCTCCATCTCGGCGGCGCCCGTGTCGAGCAGTTCGGCCTGCTCGGCGACGTGGGAGTCGATGCGCGTCGCGGCGTCGGCGGCGCGTTCGATGGCCTCGCCGAGATGGACTGCGGTCTCGTCGACTTCGTCGGCCAGTCGCTCGAAGCGCCCGGCCATCGCGTTGAACTCCGGCACGACGCGGAGCGTCGTCTCGGGGAGGTGGCCACCGTCGTCCTCGAATTCGATGCGCGCCGACAGGTCGCCGTCCGCGAGTGCGCCGACCGTGTCGAGCAGTTCCTCGACGAGTCGCGTCGACGCGCGTTCGCGGGCGACCACGTCGGTGCGGTCGTAGATGGTCTCTATCACCGCGACGAGTTCCCCTCCCTCGAAGACGGGGCGGGCGACGAACCGGATGTGGCGTTCGACGCCGTCGCCGGTCACCATCGTGCTCCGGTCCTCGAAGCCGCCGTCGCCCGTGGCCGCCACGCCGAACGCCTCGTCGGCGTCGGCGGGCGCTTCGAGCACTTTGTCCGCTAAGGTCTTGGCCCGTCGGCCGTCGGGGTAGAACGCCTCGCTGGCGTGCCGGGACCCGAGGGCGTCCGACGAGGGGACCGCGGTGAGCGCCGCTATCTGCCGGTTCCACGCGACGACCGTTCCCTCGGCGTCGAGCACGAACGCCGGCGCGCCGACGCCTTCGAGCAGTTGAGTGCTGGTCAGCGAACGCGCGACGCCGGTGACCGTCTCCGAGGCGTCGGCGACGGTCCCGCCGTCGGGACGGGCGCCACCACCGCTCGAAAGCGCGTTCGAGAGGCGGGTGAGCAACGAATTCGACATCGTCACCCATTTCAACAGATAGTTGATAATTCTTTCTAGCTGATTTCCACGGTTGATAATAGCCACCGTCGGTCGAACGAGAGGGGCCGGGACGGAGTCGAACGAGAGTGGGAGGCACGGGACGACTCGTCAGTACCGCGGGGCGGACCGCTCTGAGGAGTGTGGCGAACACGGCGGCACCGACGCGTCCGCGAACGGGTGTGCCGCGCTCCGCGCGCCCGTCCGCGGCGACTCTCAGGTCACGACGGGCGTGGTCTCGTCATCGGATGTGAACGTTCGGTCGAGAGCCGACGGCGAGTCCCGCAGACCGCAGCGTTTTATCGGCCGCGACGCGGAGAGGAGGTATGACCTCGCAGGGAATCGTCGAGGAGTTTCTCTCTTTGAAGTCCGACACGGAGGCGGATGTTCTGACGATGCAGTGCGGCGATTTTTATGAATTTTTCGCCGACGACGCGGAGTTGGTGGCCGAGGAGTTGGACCTGAAGGTGTCGAAGAAGTCCTCGCACGGGTCGTCGTACCCGATGGCCGGCGTGCCGGTGGACGACCTCACGCCGTACCTGAAGGTGCTCGTCGAACGCGGCTACCGGGTGGCCGTGGCCGACCAGTTCGACGGCGACGACGGCGGCCACTACCGCGAGGTGACGCGCGTCGTCACGCCGGGGACGCTGTTGGAGACGTCGGGCGCCGAGGCGCGCTACATCGCCGCCGTCGTCGCCGAGGAGGGCGGCGACCGGGTGGGACTCGCGTTCGCCGACGTGACGACGGGGCAGTTCTTCGTCACCGAGACGGCCGACGCCGACGCGGCCCACTCGGAACTCTACCGCTTCGCGCCCGTCGAACTCCTCCCCGGTCCCGTCGTCAGAGGCGACGACGAGTTCCTGCGCCGCCTCCGCGAGGAGACGGACGCCTCGCTGTCGCTGTTCGAGGCGGACGCCTTCGCGCCCGGCCGGGCGAAACACGTCGTCCGCGAGCAGTTCGGCCGCGAGACGCTGTCGAGCGTCGGACTGGACTCCGAGTTGGCCGTCCGCGCCGCGGGCGCCCTCCTCGGGTACGTCGAGGAGACGGGCACGGGCGTCCGCCGGTCGATGACCCGCCTGCAGACGTACGAGACGCGCGACCACCTCGAACTCGACGCGACGACCCAGCGCAACCTCGAACTGACGGAGACGATGCACGGGGGGACGGAGGGGTCGCTCGTGGACGCCATCGATCATACGGTGACGAGTCCGGGCGGCCGCCTCCTCCGCGAGTGGGTCACCCGCCCGCACCGGGACAGGGGGGAACTCGAACGCCGACTCGACGCCGTCTCGGCGCTGGCGCGGGAGGCACTCGCGCGTGAACGCGTGCGCGAGGAGTTGGGGGACGCGTACGACCTCGAACGCCTCGCCGCGCGCGCCGCCTCCGGAAGCGCCGGCGCGAACGACCTGCTGTCGGTGCGCGACACCCTCGCCGTCCTCCCCGCCGTCGCCGAGGCGATAGAGGACGGACCGCTGGCGGACTCCCCCCTCGCGGACGTGGTGGCGCGG is a window from the Halogeometricum sp. S3BR5-2 genome containing:
- a CDS encoding rhodanese-like domain-containing protein, translating into MVTETTPETLVARLEDADADTTVVDIRDPSSFAAEHIEGSVNLPTDRLSLANVDPEWGDDIVVACYIGQSSRRVASMLDSHLDADVTSLRGGFDAWDGPVASGHDA
- a CDS encoding 50S ribosomal protein L15e; this encodes MARSFYSHIKDAWKNPGDGKLAELQWQRKQEWRDQGAIVRIDRPTRLDKARELGYKAKQGIVVARVSVRKGGARKQRHKAGRRSKRQGVNRIGRRKSIQRIAEERASRKHPNLRVLNSYWVGEDGSQKWHEVIMVDPEHPAIQNDDELNWICSDDHKGRAFRGLTNAGTSNRGLNARGKGAEHTRPSIGSGRRRGK
- a CDS encoding methyl-accepting chemotaxis protein; the protein is MSNSLLTRLSNALSSGGGARPDGGTVADASETVTGVARSLTSTQLLEGVGAPAFVLDAEGTVVAWNRQIAALTAVPSSDALGSRHASEAFYPDGRRAKTLADKVLEAPADADEAFGVAATGDGGFEDRSTMVTGDGVERHIRFVARPVFEGGELVAVIETIYDRTDVVARERASTRLVEELLDTVGALADGDLSARIEFEDDGGHLPETTLRVVPEFNAMAGRFERLADEVDETAVHLGEAIERAADAATRIDSHVAEQAELLDTGAAEMEDLSASMEEIAATSDEVAASAAQAQTAAEDARGAGESVRTATDNVVEISEDLLETVSELHERMEAIEEVVEVIAEVADRTNLLALNANIEAARAGEAGSGFAVVADEVKQLANQTHEHTEEIAGSIAEIREQADETVDASAQSHEQIRVASGEISDVLTALDEIAEATGTGADGIAEVARATDGQAENIEQVTTTIQSAQSRAFDARDASTEITDATADQTVTLGELTDRVARLCGGDVSASFDVDASVSETSDTDARGSGGSDSAAAPRPESARPTGGE
- the ubaA gene encoding SAMP-activating enzyme E1 gives rise to the protein MTLSLDATQLDRYSRHIIMDEVGPPGQERLLDASVLVVGAGGLGSPVVEYLAAAGVGRLGIVDDDAVERSNLQRQVVHGDDDVGRPKVDSAADYVRGLNPDVDVDAHETRLEKGNVGILGEYDVVVDASDNFPTRFLVNDFCRIRDIPVAHGAIYRFEGQATTLVPGGPCYRCLFPEAPEPGTVPDCATTGVLGVLPGTLGCIQATEAVKLVLEAGEPLAGRLLFYDAMEMTFETVPYRRNPDCPVCGEDPIDSLDGVEYTDACAVSVE
- a CDS encoding TrmB family transcriptional regulator codes for the protein MDDAALVDLLKRFGFSDKEIDTYLTILELGEAKASTIADEADVSKRYVYSIAEKLEARGFVEVNDHAVPTTIRARPPADVIDSLSSDLDDMGPALEARFSRAAPRSERFEVVKSRVTVIKRVSELVARAETEVTLGMPYSLVDEVADELRAAVDRGVLVLLIVTGVGPTDELDLSGLASVARAWEAPMPTMLTVDQGAGLVAPTEMVTRSNTGAQAIVFAQEQLGPVLVGSFLGNYWPMAAETYTCDPDALPATYDDFRHAALQATMHVRAGREVAARAVGRSMHIEDGRTELAGVVVDIRQGLLEPSNNSFPVENALIVETEDGTFSVGGSGAFIEDFEAETVELRAVE
- a CDS encoding quercetin 2,3-dioxygenase; its protein translation is MTDTEDGDEANGPRPFVRRRDEGEAYHALGALALRKATSGETGGAFELVERRGDENRVMTPLHVHRSTDELWYVLDGAVELFAAGDLLSAGPGDTVFAPRNVPHAFRIAADDTRVLLFVSPGETMFREVGTRVAEATVPADGPDGDELNRLDAFVAASDVEILGPSPFDA